From Salinibacterium sp. ZJ450, one genomic window encodes:
- a CDS encoding EamA family transporter, producing the protein MSTTMTPMSAPVTLTPSRIGWTALTAIAPAIWGTTYIVTTHLLPEGHPLFAALMRSLPAGLIALLIARRLPRGSWWWKSLVLGTLNMGAFFPLLFLAAQHLPGGVAATLGASQPIVVAFLAVAILHEKPSAWRVTWGVIGMIGVALVVLGPEAKLDPIGILAGLAGAASMGTGVVLTKKWGRPEGVSAIGLAGWQLTAAGLVLLIPTMLIDGIPAGIDGPAVAGYLWLGLIGALLTYSLWFSGIRRLPVTATALLGLLSPLVAAILGAVIAAETLTPTQLVGFTVALIAMVSGQLNSPKKKARITS; encoded by the coding sequence ATGAGCACGACGATGACCCCGATGTCTGCACCTGTGACCTTGACGCCCTCGCGCATCGGCTGGACGGCGCTGACGGCGATCGCCCCGGCCATATGGGGCACGACCTACATCGTCACCACGCACCTGCTGCCCGAGGGGCACCCCTTGTTCGCGGCGCTGATGCGGTCGCTGCCTGCGGGGTTGATCGCCCTGCTGATCGCACGTCGTCTGCCGCGCGGGTCGTGGTGGTGGAAGAGCCTGGTGCTCGGCACGTTGAACATGGGCGCGTTCTTTCCGCTGCTGTTCCTCGCCGCCCAGCACTTGCCCGGCGGGGTCGCCGCGACGCTGGGTGCGTCGCAGCCGATCGTGGTGGCGTTCCTCGCCGTCGCGATCCTGCATGAGAAGCCCTCCGCCTGGCGGGTCACCTGGGGCGTGATCGGCATGATCGGCGTCGCCCTCGTGGTGCTCGGCCCCGAAGCGAAGCTTGATCCCATCGGCATCCTCGCGGGCCTGGCAGGGGCTGCATCGATGGGCACCGGTGTCGTGCTCACTAAGAAGTGGGGCCGACCCGAGGGCGTTTCGGCGATCGGACTCGCCGGATGGCAGCTCACCGCCGCCGGACTGGTGCTGCTCATCCCGACCATGCTCATCGACGGCATCCCTGCAGGCATCGACGGCCCGGCGGTCGCCGGGTACCTGTGGCTCGGCCTGATCGGAGCGCTGCTGACCTACAGCCTGTGGTTCTCTGGCATACGCCGGCTGCCCGTGACCGCGACCGCTCTGCTCGGGCTGCTGTCTCCGCTGGTGGCCGCAATCCTCGGCGCAGTCATCGCCGCTGAGACCCTCACCCCGACCCAACTGGTCGGCTTCACCGTCGCGCTCATTGCGATGGTCAGCGGTCAACTCAACTCACCGAAGAAGAAAGCACGGATCACATCATGA
- a CDS encoding NAD(P)-dependent oxidoreductase: MRIAVLGATGMAGSAIVAEALDRGHHVTALSRRLRAVFDIDRLTTRAVDVADTASLNPVLAKADAVVLTIRLASGEESRLVPLTRGVLDAAEQHGTRVLVVGGAAPLRSRTIPTDS, from the coding sequence ATGAGAATCGCCGTTCTCGGCGCGACCGGTATGGCCGGCAGCGCCATCGTCGCAGAAGCCCTCGACCGCGGACACCACGTCACCGCTCTCTCCCGACGTCTAAGAGCCGTCTTCGACATAGACCGGCTGACCACACGTGCCGTTGATGTTGCCGACACCGCATCATTGAACCCGGTGCTCGCCAAGGCCGACGCGGTGGTGCTCACGATCCGGCTCGCCTCCGGCGAAGAATCCCGACTGGTTCCCCTCACACGAGGAGTTTTGGATGCCGCTGAACAGCACGGCACTCGTGTACTCGTCGTCGGTGGTGCGGCACCGCTGCGCTCCCGAACGATCCCGACCGACTCCTGA
- a CDS encoding recombinase family protein, which translates to MALLGYARVSTDGQELALQEDALNRAGVDRIFTDKASGTLASRPGLDSLLAYARENDTIVVWRLDRLGRSTRHVLDLLHQLSERGVLFRSITEGLDTTGPMGKVMITMIAAFAELERDIISERTRAGLKAARERGAGQGGRPRALSPAKLEFARTLRAQGKSAVAIATELGVGRATIYRALAPTPARAPLG; encoded by the coding sequence ATGGCATTGCTGGGATATGCGCGAGTAAGCACGGACGGGCAGGAGCTCGCACTACAAGAAGACGCATTGAACCGCGCCGGAGTCGACAGAATCTTCACTGACAAGGCATCGGGTACTCTCGCGTCCCGTCCGGGTCTCGACAGCTTGCTCGCCTATGCCAGGGAGAATGACACGATCGTCGTCTGGCGTCTCGATCGCCTCGGCCGCTCGACCCGGCACGTTCTCGACCTGCTGCACCAACTGAGCGAGCGCGGCGTTCTGTTCCGATCCATCACCGAGGGGCTCGACACCACGGGCCCGATGGGGAAGGTGATGATCACGATGATCGCGGCCTTTGCAGAACTTGAACGGGACATAATTTCTGAGAGAACCCGCGCCGGTCTGAAGGCTGCCCGGGAACGCGGCGCCGGGCAGGGTGGCCGGCCGCGCGCACTCAGCCCGGCCAAGCTAGAGTTCGCCCGTACGCTTCGAGCGCAGGGGAAGTCAGCAGTCGCTATTGCCACCGAGCTCGGCGTCGGGCGGGCGACGATTTACCGGGCGCTCGCGCCTACGCCGGCACGCGCCCCTTTGGGGTGA
- a CDS encoding recombinase family protein codes for MPYRAAVYLRISLDQTGEGLAIDRQREDCYAIAKERGWEVIGEYVDDSISASKQNVQRPEYNRLLQDYAAGRFDALICWDLDRLTRQMRQLEDWIDAAKRKGLALVTANGEADLTTDGGRLFARIKASVAGAEVERKSARQTRAAAQRAERGLPPGGPRLTGYTADHELDPMESVWIKHVFDRFIAGAALTQIGRELTAAGIYPRTKPKNRASAKTGKTAVKPWRDPTVWNPSSLSSYLQNPRYCGRIVYQGKETGQLGHWPAIITEDQFEQAQAILGDPRRKTNRTGTARKWLGSGLWLCAVCDAPVTVTGTQYWCRTKAHITRSISQVDGHVTTLVRARLRRPDILDTLRPAEDDRADDRAAQVNVLRARLAQIESDYDDGVIDGRRYQVATEKVSAELKQLERERARAVSGSALSAVLGTDDPGAAFDDASLEDQRAICSALVEVRLHRGQRGSKVLRPETIEVTPKGRVPA; via the coding sequence ATGCCCTACCGCGCCGCCGTCTACCTCCGCATCTCACTCGATCAGACTGGCGAGGGCCTCGCAATCGATAGACAACGGGAAGACTGTTACGCGATCGCCAAGGAGCGCGGGTGGGAGGTCATTGGCGAGTACGTGGACGACAGCATTTCCGCATCGAAGCAGAACGTGCAGCGCCCCGAATACAACCGCCTCCTACAAGATTACGCGGCCGGCCGGTTTGACGCCCTGATTTGCTGGGACCTGGACCGCTTGACGCGCCAGATGCGACAGCTTGAGGACTGGATCGACGCGGCGAAGCGGAAGGGCCTCGCCCTTGTCACTGCCAACGGAGAGGCCGACCTCACGACGGACGGCGGCCGTCTTTTCGCCCGAATCAAAGCGTCAGTCGCGGGTGCGGAGGTGGAGCGGAAGTCGGCTCGACAGACCAGAGCAGCCGCCCAGCGCGCGGAGAGGGGTCTGCCACCTGGAGGCCCGCGGCTCACCGGGTACACGGCCGACCACGAGCTCGACCCAATGGAGTCGGTGTGGATCAAGCACGTGTTCGACCGGTTCATTGCCGGCGCGGCGCTCACCCAGATCGGCCGTGAACTCACCGCCGCCGGGATCTACCCGCGCACCAAGCCGAAAAACAGGGCATCGGCGAAGACCGGGAAGACTGCGGTCAAGCCGTGGCGGGATCCGACCGTGTGGAACCCTTCATCGCTCTCCTCCTACTTGCAGAACCCGAGGTACTGCGGCCGCATCGTCTATCAGGGGAAGGAGACTGGGCAGCTCGGCCACTGGCCCGCGATCATCACCGAGGACCAGTTCGAGCAGGCACAAGCGATCCTCGGTGACCCGCGACGGAAGACGAACCGGACCGGCACAGCGCGGAAGTGGCTCGGCTCCGGGTTGTGGCTCTGCGCGGTGTGCGACGCACCTGTCACCGTCACTGGGACCCAGTACTGGTGCCGGACGAAGGCACACATCACCCGATCCATCTCACAAGTCGACGGCCATGTCACCACCCTTGTTAGAGCAAGGCTCCGGCGCCCCGATATCCTCGACACTCTCCGCCCCGCGGAGGACGACCGGGCCGACGACCGAGCAGCGCAAGTCAACGTGTTGCGGGCGCGGCTCGCCCAGATCGAGAGCGACTATGACGACGGGGTGATCGACGGCCGCCGGTACCAAGTCGCTACAGAAAAGGTGTCAGCGGAGCTGAAGCAGCTGGAGCGAGAGCGGGCTCGGGCTGTCAGTGGATCCGCGCTCTCCGCCGTCCTCGGCACGGACGATCCGGGGGCAGCCTTCGACGACGCCTCACTGGAAGATCAAAGGGCCATCTGCTCCGCTCTCGTAGAGGTGCGACTCCACCGGGGGCAGCGGGGGTCGAAAGTGCTCCGGCCGGAGACCATCGAGGTCACCCCAAAGGGGCGCGTGCCGGCGTAG